In one window of Drosophila ananassae strain 14024-0371.13 chromosome XR, ASM1763931v2, whole genome shotgun sequence DNA:
- the LOC6501841 gene encoding disks large 1 tumor suppressor protein isoform X21 yields MTTRKKKRDGGGSGGGFIKKVSSLFNLDSVNGDDSWLYEDIQLERGNSGLGFSIAGGTDNPHIGTDTSIYITKLISGGAAAADGRLSINDIIVSVNEVSVVDVPHAAAVDALKKAGNVVKLHVKRKRGATAATTPAPGAGDARDSAAGGPKVIEIDLVKGGKGLGFSIAGGIGNQHIPGDNGIYVTKLMDGGAAQVDGRLSIGDKLIGVRTNGSEKNLENVTHELAVATLKSITDKVTLIVGKTQHLTSSASVGGGGLSAGQQLSQSQSQLATSQSQSQVHQQQAHMANSQSTGALNSVGHTVVDAAPQSVAVAAAASATASATASASASASASVIASNTSTVTTVSKLPPSLSNNSNNINNNITSSSSSNSNNTVTTNNNNNNNNNNSSSSSSSNSGNIHVAATTAAAPPASAPATFYNNNASMPALPVLESNATTTNRSQSPQPRQPGSRYASTNVLAAVPPGTPRAVSTEDITREPRTITIQKGPQGLGFNIVGGEDGQGIYVSFILAGGPADLGSELKRGDQLLSVNNVNLTHATHEEAAQALKTSGGVVTLVAQYRPEEYNRFEARIQELKQQAALSAGGTGTLLRTTQKRSLYVRALFDYDPNRDDGLPSRGLPFKHGDILHVTNASDDEWWQARRVLGDNEDEQIGIVPSKRRWERKMRARDRSVKFQGHAAANNNLDKQSTLDRKKKNFTFSRKFPFMKSRDEKNEDGSDQEPNGVVSSTSELDINSVNNNQSNEPQPFMLCYTQDDANAEGASEENVLSYEAVQRLSINYTRPVIILGPLKDRINDDLISEYPDKFGSCVPHTTRPKREYEVDGRDYHFVSSREQMERDIQNHLFIEAGQYNDNLYGTSVASVREVAEKGKHCILDVSGNAIKRLQVAQLYPVAVFIKPKSVDSVMEMNRRMTEEQAKKTYERAIKMEQEFGEYFTGVVQGDTIEEIYSKVKSMIWSQSGPTIWVPSKESL; encoded by the exons GTCAATGGCGACGACAGCTGGCTGTACGAGGACATCCAGCTGGAGCGAGGCAACTCCGGACTGGGCTTCTCCATCGCCGGAGGCACCGACAATCCCCACATCGGCACCGACACCTCCATCTACATCACCAAGCTGATCTCCGGCGGAGCAGCTGCCGCCGACGGCCGGCTGAGCATCAACGACATCATCGTCTCTGTGAACGAGGTGTCCGTGGTGGATGTGCCGCACGCCGCGGCGGTGGACGCCCTCAAGAAGGCCGGCAACGTGGTCAAGTTGCATGTGAAGCGGAAACGGGGCGCCACGGCGGCCACCACCCCGGCCCCGGGTGCGGGCGATGCCCGGGACAGTGCGGCCGGCGGGCCGAAGGTCATTGAGATCGACCTGGTCAAGGGCGGCAAGGGCCTGGGCTTCTCCATAGCCGGCGGCATTGGCAACCAGCACATCCCCGGCGACAACGGCATCTACGTGACCAAGCTGATGGACGGCGGAGCGGCTCAGGTGGACGGCCGCCTCTCCATCGGGGACAAGCTGATTGGAGTCCGCACCAACGGG AGCGAGAAGAATCTGGAGAATGTAACGCACGAACTGGCGGTGGCCACGCTGAAGTCCATCACCGACAAGGTGACACTCATCGTGGGCAAGACCCAGCACCTGACCAGCAGCGCCTCGGTCGGGGGAGGAGGCCTCTCGGCCGGACAGCAGctgtcgcagtcgcagtcccAGTTGGCGAccagccagagccagagccaagTCCACCAGCAGCAGGCGCACATGGCCAACTCGCAGTCAACAGGTGCGCTAAACAGTGTGGGCCATACGGTTGTGGATGCGGCGCCCCAATCTGTAGCGGTTGCGGCAGCGGCATCTGCAACCGCATCAGCaactgcatctgcatctgcatctgcatctgcatcagTCATTGCCAGCAACACAAGCACAGTCACCACAGTCAGCAAATTGCCGCCGTCGCTTAGCAATAATAGCAataacatcaacaacaacattaccagcagcagcagcagcaacagcaacaacaccgtcaccaccaacaacaacaacaacaacaacaacaacaacagcagcagcagcagcagcagcaacagtggCAACATACACGTTGCAGCAACAACTGCAGCTGCACCACCCGCCTCTGCCCCAGCCACCTTCTATAACAATAACGCTTCCATGCCCGCCCTGCCCGTTCTCGAGTCCAATGCGACCACCACCAACCGCTCCCAATCACCCCAGCCGCGTC AGCCCGGCTCGCGTTACGCCTCCACAAATGTCCTGGCCGCCGTACCACCAGGAACTCCGCGCGCCGTCAGCACCGAGGACATCACCAG GGAGCCGCGCACTATTACCATACAGAAGGGACCTCAGGGCCTGGGCTTCAATATTGTGGGCGGCGAGGACGGCCAGGGCATCTACGTGTCCTTCATTCTGGCCGGCGGCCCTGCGGATCTCGGCTCGGAGCTGAAGCGCGGCGACCAGCTGCTCAGCGTAAACAATGTCAACCTAACGCACGCCACTCACGAGGAGGCGGCCCAAGCGCTCAAG ACTTCAGGCGGCGTAGTCACCCTGGTGGCGCAGTACCGGCCGGAGGAGTACAACCGGTTCGAGGCCCGCATCCAGGAGCTGAAGCAACAGGCCGCCCTCAGTGCCGGCGGTACGGGAACGCTGCTCCGCACCACGCAGAAGCGATCGCTGTACGTGCGGGCCTTGTTCGACTACGATCCGAATAGGGACGATGGCCTGCCCTCCAGGGGACTGCCCTTCAAGCACGGCGACATCCTGCACGTGACCAACGCCTCCGACGACGAGTGGTGGCAGGCGCGCCGCGTTCTGGGCGACAACGAGGACGAGCAGATCGGCATTGTGCCCTCGAAGCGGCGCTGGGAGCGCAAGATGCGGGCCAGGGATCGCAGCGTCAAGTTCCAAGGACACGCGGCGGCCAACAACAATCTGGACAAG CAATCGACATTGGATcgaaagaaaaagaatttcaCATTCTCGCGCAAGTTTCCGTTTATGAAGAGTCGCGATGAGAAGAATGAAGACGGAAGCGACCAAGAGC CCAACGGAGTTGTGAGCAGCACCAGCGAACTAGACATCAATAGTGTCAACAACAATCAGTCGAACGAGCCGCAAC CCTTTATGCTTTGCTACACACAAGACGATGCCAATGCTGAAGGAG CTTCCGAGGAGAATGTGCTGTCCTACGAGGCCGTGCAGCGCCTGTCCATCAACTACACGCGTCCCGTGATCATCCTGGGACCGCTGAAGGATCGCATCAACGATGACCTAATATCCGAGTACCCCGACAAGTTCGGCTCCTGTGTGCCAC ATACCACCCGACCCAAGCGGGAGTACGAGGTGGATGGCCGGGACTACCATTTCGTGTCCTCGCGCGAGCAGATGGAGCGCGACATCCAGAATCATCTGTTCATCGAGGCGGGGCAGTACAACGACAACTTGTACGGCACCTCGGTGGCCAGTGTGCGCGAGGTGGCCGAGAAGGGCAAGCACTGCATCCTGGACGTGTCCGGGAATGCCATCAAGCGGCTGCAGGTGGCCCAGCTCTACCCCGTGGCCGTCTTCATCAAGCCCAAATCAGTGGACTCTGTGAT GGAGATGAATCGTCGCATGACGGAGGAGCAGGCCAAGAAGACTTACGAGCGGGCTAtaaagatggagcaggagttCGGCGAATACTTTACCG GCGTGGTCCAGGGCGACACCATCGAGGAGATCTACAGCAAAGTGAAATCGATGATCTGGTCCCAGTCGGGACCAACCATCTGGGTACCATCCAAGGAATCTCTATGA
- the LOC6501841 gene encoding disks large 1 tumor suppressor protein isoform X20: protein MTTRKKKRDGGGSGGGFIKKVSSLFNLDSLHKASSGKVNGDDSWLYEDIQLERGNSGLGFSIAGGTDNPHIGTDTSIYITKLISGGAAAADGRLSINDIIVSVNEVSVVDVPHAAAVDALKKAGNVVKLHVKRKRGATAATTPAPGAGDARDSAAGGPKVIEIDLVKGGKGLGFSIAGGIGNQHIPGDNGIYVTKLMDGGAAQVDGRLSIGDKLIGVRTNGSEKNLENVTHELAVATLKSITDKVTLIVGKTQHLTSSASVGGGGLSAGQQLSQSQSQLATSQSQSQVHQQQAHMANSQSTGALNSVGHTVVDAAPQSVAVAAAASATASATASASASASASVIASNTSTVTTVSKLPPSLSNNSNNINNNITSSSSSNSNNTVTTNNNNNNNNNNSSSSSSSNSGNIHVAATTAAAPPASAPATFYNNNASMPALPVLESNATTTNRSQSPQPRQPGSRYASTNVLAAVPPGTPRAVSTEDITREPRTITIQKGPQGLGFNIVGGEDGQGIYVSFILAGGPADLGSELKRGDQLLSVNNVNLTHATHEEAAQALKTSGGVVTLVAQYRPEEYNRFEARIQELKQQAALSAGGTGTLLRTTQKRSLYVRALFDYDPNRDDGLPSRGLPFKHGDILHVTNASDDEWWQARRVLGDNEDEQIGIVPSKRRWERKMRARDRSVKFQGHAAANNNLDKQSTLDRKKKNFTFSRKFPFMKSRDEKNEDGSDQEPNGVVSSTSELDINSVNNNQSNEPQPFMLCYTQDDANAEGASEENVLSYEAVQRLSINYTRPVIILGPLKDRINDDLISEYPDKFGSCVPHTTRPKREYEVDGRDYHFVSSREQMERDIQNHLFIEAGQYNDNLYGTSVASVREVAEKGKHCILDVSGNAIKRLQVAQLYPVAVFIKPKSVDSVMEMNRRMTEEQAKKTYERAIKMEQEFGEYFTGVVQGDTIEEIYSKVKSMIWSQSGPTIWVPSKESL, encoded by the exons CTGCACAAGGCGTCTTCGGGAAAG GTCAATGGCGACGACAGCTGGCTGTACGAGGACATCCAGCTGGAGCGAGGCAACTCCGGACTGGGCTTCTCCATCGCCGGAGGCACCGACAATCCCCACATCGGCACCGACACCTCCATCTACATCACCAAGCTGATCTCCGGCGGAGCAGCTGCCGCCGACGGCCGGCTGAGCATCAACGACATCATCGTCTCTGTGAACGAGGTGTCCGTGGTGGATGTGCCGCACGCCGCGGCGGTGGACGCCCTCAAGAAGGCCGGCAACGTGGTCAAGTTGCATGTGAAGCGGAAACGGGGCGCCACGGCGGCCACCACCCCGGCCCCGGGTGCGGGCGATGCCCGGGACAGTGCGGCCGGCGGGCCGAAGGTCATTGAGATCGACCTGGTCAAGGGCGGCAAGGGCCTGGGCTTCTCCATAGCCGGCGGCATTGGCAACCAGCACATCCCCGGCGACAACGGCATCTACGTGACCAAGCTGATGGACGGCGGAGCGGCTCAGGTGGACGGCCGCCTCTCCATCGGGGACAAGCTGATTGGAGTCCGCACCAACGGG AGCGAGAAGAATCTGGAGAATGTAACGCACGAACTGGCGGTGGCCACGCTGAAGTCCATCACCGACAAGGTGACACTCATCGTGGGCAAGACCCAGCACCTGACCAGCAGCGCCTCGGTCGGGGGAGGAGGCCTCTCGGCCGGACAGCAGctgtcgcagtcgcagtcccAGTTGGCGAccagccagagccagagccaagTCCACCAGCAGCAGGCGCACATGGCCAACTCGCAGTCAACAGGTGCGCTAAACAGTGTGGGCCATACGGTTGTGGATGCGGCGCCCCAATCTGTAGCGGTTGCGGCAGCGGCATCTGCAACCGCATCAGCaactgcatctgcatctgcatctgcatctgcatcagTCATTGCCAGCAACACAAGCACAGTCACCACAGTCAGCAAATTGCCGCCGTCGCTTAGCAATAATAGCAataacatcaacaacaacattaccagcagcagcagcagcaacagcaacaacaccgtcaccaccaacaacaacaacaacaacaacaacaacaacagcagcagcagcagcagcagcaacagtggCAACATACACGTTGCAGCAACAACTGCAGCTGCACCACCCGCCTCTGCCCCAGCCACCTTCTATAACAATAACGCTTCCATGCCCGCCCTGCCCGTTCTCGAGTCCAATGCGACCACCACCAACCGCTCCCAATCACCCCAGCCGCGTC AGCCCGGCTCGCGTTACGCCTCCACAAATGTCCTGGCCGCCGTACCACCAGGAACTCCGCGCGCCGTCAGCACCGAGGACATCACCAG GGAGCCGCGCACTATTACCATACAGAAGGGACCTCAGGGCCTGGGCTTCAATATTGTGGGCGGCGAGGACGGCCAGGGCATCTACGTGTCCTTCATTCTGGCCGGCGGCCCTGCGGATCTCGGCTCGGAGCTGAAGCGCGGCGACCAGCTGCTCAGCGTAAACAATGTCAACCTAACGCACGCCACTCACGAGGAGGCGGCCCAAGCGCTCAAG ACTTCAGGCGGCGTAGTCACCCTGGTGGCGCAGTACCGGCCGGAGGAGTACAACCGGTTCGAGGCCCGCATCCAGGAGCTGAAGCAACAGGCCGCCCTCAGTGCCGGCGGTACGGGAACGCTGCTCCGCACCACGCAGAAGCGATCGCTGTACGTGCGGGCCTTGTTCGACTACGATCCGAATAGGGACGATGGCCTGCCCTCCAGGGGACTGCCCTTCAAGCACGGCGACATCCTGCACGTGACCAACGCCTCCGACGACGAGTGGTGGCAGGCGCGCCGCGTTCTGGGCGACAACGAGGACGAGCAGATCGGCATTGTGCCCTCGAAGCGGCGCTGGGAGCGCAAGATGCGGGCCAGGGATCGCAGCGTCAAGTTCCAAGGACACGCGGCGGCCAACAACAATCTGGACAAG CAATCGACATTGGATcgaaagaaaaagaatttcaCATTCTCGCGCAAGTTTCCGTTTATGAAGAGTCGCGATGAGAAGAATGAAGACGGAAGCGACCAAGAGC CCAACGGAGTTGTGAGCAGCACCAGCGAACTAGACATCAATAGTGTCAACAACAATCAGTCGAACGAGCCGCAAC CCTTTATGCTTTGCTACACACAAGACGATGCCAATGCTGAAGGAG CTTCCGAGGAGAATGTGCTGTCCTACGAGGCCGTGCAGCGCCTGTCCATCAACTACACGCGTCCCGTGATCATCCTGGGACCGCTGAAGGATCGCATCAACGATGACCTAATATCCGAGTACCCCGACAAGTTCGGCTCCTGTGTGCCAC ATACCACCCGACCCAAGCGGGAGTACGAGGTGGATGGCCGGGACTACCATTTCGTGTCCTCGCGCGAGCAGATGGAGCGCGACATCCAGAATCATCTGTTCATCGAGGCGGGGCAGTACAACGACAACTTGTACGGCACCTCGGTGGCCAGTGTGCGCGAGGTGGCCGAGAAGGGCAAGCACTGCATCCTGGACGTGTCCGGGAATGCCATCAAGCGGCTGCAGGTGGCCCAGCTCTACCCCGTGGCCGTCTTCATCAAGCCCAAATCAGTGGACTCTGTGAT GGAGATGAATCGTCGCATGACGGAGGAGCAGGCCAAGAAGACTTACGAGCGGGCTAtaaagatggagcaggagttCGGCGAATACTTTACCG GCGTGGTCCAGGGCGACACCATCGAGGAGATCTACAGCAAAGTGAAATCGATGATCTGGTCCCAGTCGGGACCAACCATCTGGGTACCATCCAAGGAATCTCTATGA
- the LOC6501841 gene encoding disks large 1 tumor suppressor protein isoform X23, translating into MTTRKKKRDGGGSGGGFIKKVSSLFNLDSVNGDDSWLYEDIQLERGNSGLGFSIAGGTDNPHIGTDTSIYITKLISGGAAAADGRLSINDIIVSVNEVSVVDVPHAAAVDALKKAGNVVKLHVKRKRGATAATTPAPGAGDARDSAAGGPKVIEIDLVKGGKGLGFSIAGGIGNQHIPGDNGIYVTKLMDGGAAQVDGRLSIGDKLIGVRTNGSEKNLENVTHELAVATLKSITDKVTLIVGKTQHLTSSASVGGGGLSAGQQLSQSQSQLATSQSQSQVHQQQAHMANSQSTGALNSVGHTVVDAAPQSVAVAAAASATASATASASASASASVIASNTSTVTTVSKLPPSLSNNSNNINNNITSSSSSNSNNTVTTNNNNNNNNNNSSSSSSSNSGNIHVAATTAAAPPASAPATFYNNNASMPALPVLESNATTTNRSQSPQPRQPGSRYASTNVLAAVPPGTPRAVSTEDITREPRTITIQKGPQGLGFNIVGGEDGQGIYVSFILAGGPADLGSELKRGDQLLSVNNVNLTHATHEEAAQALKTSGGVVTLVAQYRPEEYNRFEARIQELKQQAALSAGGTGTLLRTTQKRSLYVRALFDYDPNRDDGLPSRGLPFKHGDILHVTNASDDEWWQARRVLGDNEDEQIGIVPSKRRWERKMRARDRSVKFQGHAAANNNLDKQSTLDRKKKNFTFSRKFPFMKSRDEKNEDGSDQEPNGVVSSTSELDINSVNNNQSNEPQPSEENVLSYEAVQRLSINYTRPVIILGPLKDRINDDLISEYPDKFGSCVPHTTRPKREYEVDGRDYHFVSSREQMERDIQNHLFIEAGQYNDNLYGTSVASVREVAEKGKHCILDVSGNAIKRLQVAQLYPVAVFIKPKSVDSVMEMNRRMTEEQAKKTYERAIKMEQEFGEYFTGVVQGDTIEEIYSKVKSMIWSQSGPTIWVPSKESL; encoded by the exons GTCAATGGCGACGACAGCTGGCTGTACGAGGACATCCAGCTGGAGCGAGGCAACTCCGGACTGGGCTTCTCCATCGCCGGAGGCACCGACAATCCCCACATCGGCACCGACACCTCCATCTACATCACCAAGCTGATCTCCGGCGGAGCAGCTGCCGCCGACGGCCGGCTGAGCATCAACGACATCATCGTCTCTGTGAACGAGGTGTCCGTGGTGGATGTGCCGCACGCCGCGGCGGTGGACGCCCTCAAGAAGGCCGGCAACGTGGTCAAGTTGCATGTGAAGCGGAAACGGGGCGCCACGGCGGCCACCACCCCGGCCCCGGGTGCGGGCGATGCCCGGGACAGTGCGGCCGGCGGGCCGAAGGTCATTGAGATCGACCTGGTCAAGGGCGGCAAGGGCCTGGGCTTCTCCATAGCCGGCGGCATTGGCAACCAGCACATCCCCGGCGACAACGGCATCTACGTGACCAAGCTGATGGACGGCGGAGCGGCTCAGGTGGACGGCCGCCTCTCCATCGGGGACAAGCTGATTGGAGTCCGCACCAACGGG AGCGAGAAGAATCTGGAGAATGTAACGCACGAACTGGCGGTGGCCACGCTGAAGTCCATCACCGACAAGGTGACACTCATCGTGGGCAAGACCCAGCACCTGACCAGCAGCGCCTCGGTCGGGGGAGGAGGCCTCTCGGCCGGACAGCAGctgtcgcagtcgcagtcccAGTTGGCGAccagccagagccagagccaagTCCACCAGCAGCAGGCGCACATGGCCAACTCGCAGTCAACAGGTGCGCTAAACAGTGTGGGCCATACGGTTGTGGATGCGGCGCCCCAATCTGTAGCGGTTGCGGCAGCGGCATCTGCAACCGCATCAGCaactgcatctgcatctgcatctgcatctgcatcagTCATTGCCAGCAACACAAGCACAGTCACCACAGTCAGCAAATTGCCGCCGTCGCTTAGCAATAATAGCAataacatcaacaacaacattaccagcagcagcagcagcaacagcaacaacaccgtcaccaccaacaacaacaacaacaacaacaacaacaacagcagcagcagcagcagcagcaacagtggCAACATACACGTTGCAGCAACAACTGCAGCTGCACCACCCGCCTCTGCCCCAGCCACCTTCTATAACAATAACGCTTCCATGCCCGCCCTGCCCGTTCTCGAGTCCAATGCGACCACCACCAACCGCTCCCAATCACCCCAGCCGCGTC AGCCCGGCTCGCGTTACGCCTCCACAAATGTCCTGGCCGCCGTACCACCAGGAACTCCGCGCGCCGTCAGCACCGAGGACATCACCAG GGAGCCGCGCACTATTACCATACAGAAGGGACCTCAGGGCCTGGGCTTCAATATTGTGGGCGGCGAGGACGGCCAGGGCATCTACGTGTCCTTCATTCTGGCCGGCGGCCCTGCGGATCTCGGCTCGGAGCTGAAGCGCGGCGACCAGCTGCTCAGCGTAAACAATGTCAACCTAACGCACGCCACTCACGAGGAGGCGGCCCAAGCGCTCAAG ACTTCAGGCGGCGTAGTCACCCTGGTGGCGCAGTACCGGCCGGAGGAGTACAACCGGTTCGAGGCCCGCATCCAGGAGCTGAAGCAACAGGCCGCCCTCAGTGCCGGCGGTACGGGAACGCTGCTCCGCACCACGCAGAAGCGATCGCTGTACGTGCGGGCCTTGTTCGACTACGATCCGAATAGGGACGATGGCCTGCCCTCCAGGGGACTGCCCTTCAAGCACGGCGACATCCTGCACGTGACCAACGCCTCCGACGACGAGTGGTGGCAGGCGCGCCGCGTTCTGGGCGACAACGAGGACGAGCAGATCGGCATTGTGCCCTCGAAGCGGCGCTGGGAGCGCAAGATGCGGGCCAGGGATCGCAGCGTCAAGTTCCAAGGACACGCGGCGGCCAACAACAATCTGGACAAG CAATCGACATTGGATcgaaagaaaaagaatttcaCATTCTCGCGCAAGTTTCCGTTTATGAAGAGTCGCGATGAGAAGAATGAAGACGGAAGCGACCAAGAGC CCAACGGAGTTGTGAGCAGCACCAGCGAACTAGACATCAATAGTGTCAACAACAATCAGTCGAACGAGCCGCAAC CTTCCGAGGAGAATGTGCTGTCCTACGAGGCCGTGCAGCGCCTGTCCATCAACTACACGCGTCCCGTGATCATCCTGGGACCGCTGAAGGATCGCATCAACGATGACCTAATATCCGAGTACCCCGACAAGTTCGGCTCCTGTGTGCCAC ATACCACCCGACCCAAGCGGGAGTACGAGGTGGATGGCCGGGACTACCATTTCGTGTCCTCGCGCGAGCAGATGGAGCGCGACATCCAGAATCATCTGTTCATCGAGGCGGGGCAGTACAACGACAACTTGTACGGCACCTCGGTGGCCAGTGTGCGCGAGGTGGCCGAGAAGGGCAAGCACTGCATCCTGGACGTGTCCGGGAATGCCATCAAGCGGCTGCAGGTGGCCCAGCTCTACCCCGTGGCCGTCTTCATCAAGCCCAAATCAGTGGACTCTGTGAT GGAGATGAATCGTCGCATGACGGAGGAGCAGGCCAAGAAGACTTACGAGCGGGCTAtaaagatggagcaggagttCGGCGAATACTTTACCG GCGTGGTCCAGGGCGACACCATCGAGGAGATCTACAGCAAAGTGAAATCGATGATCTGGTCCCAGTCGGGACCAACCATCTGGGTACCATCCAAGGAATCTCTATGA